In Plasmodium falciparum 3D7 genome assembly, chromosome: 5, the following proteins share a genomic window:
- a CDS encoding major facilitator superfamily domain-containing protein, putative, with protein MEVTSTLLEKGKNFAQDPSEVFPESKKFFFSSIGKAHLINSLYGIGYTIQIAMLPYLLISSNAGIEHNGYLLTLFSLLQFTGSIFFGRMADIWGVKKSFYLSLISSCLMYLMIMVCESTWAYYISFLPSFFMQTFQASSLLVCLKTNFDKRTGALGYLNLSYGMGIIFGSFLAGVMVNFVGSRGNLLIALLSQLIALCISTTLEEDPKLLKSSNVDKMKMSEILLSIKNEYIRVLNLFKKTYGICLLILFGLLPILMTKFAFAPVVVDMFKLTPSHTSYLMTYAGIITIIAEGILAPYLSSLLGDMICCKYSIPLTLTGFLLLSLCGANESLVLIFMSIPLCGGALLYICGTSQMTKRVEESELGSIIGLNTSLFYAVTIIAPYIAFKSYIALGLGLYWLLCAFICFVVTFYIFVLDKSTLKIFKDDKDSIETMFSSIKSIL; from the exons atggaAGTAACATCAACCTTATTAGAAAAGGGTAAAAACTTTGCCCAAGATCCATCTGAGGTTTTTCCTGAgtcaaaaaaattttttttttcgtcaattg gtAAAGCTCATTTGATAAATTCCCTCTATGGAATAGGCTATACTATTCAAATCGCAATGTTGCCATATTTG TTGATAAGTTCTAATGCAGGCATAGAACACAATGGATATTTATTAACCTTATTTTCGCTTTTACAATTTACGGGATCCATTTTTTTTGGAAGAATGGCAGAcat atggGGTGTAAAAAAGTCCTTTTATTTATCTTTAATTTCCTCTTGCTTAATGTACCTAATG ATCATGGTGTGCGAATCGACGTGGGCCTACTACATCAGCTTCTTACCATCCTTTTTTATGCAAACATTTCAAGCTTCCTCCTTATTAGTGTGCTTAAAAACAAATTTCGACAAAAGGACAGGAGCCTTAGGTTATCTAAATCTAAGTTATGGAATGGGTATTATATTCGGTAGTTTCTTAGCAGGTGTTATGGTAAACTTTGTAGGATCAAGAggaaatttattaattgCATTATTATCCCAATTAATAGCTTTATGTATAAGTACAACGTTAGAAGAAGATCCGAAATTATTGAAGAGCTCTAATGTggataaaatgaaaatgtcAGAAATACTTTTaagtattaaaaatgaatacataagagtattaaatttatttaaaaaaacatatggaatatgtttattaataCTTTTTGGATTATTACCTATATTAATGACAAAATTTGCTTTTGCTCCTGTGGTTGTAGATATGTTCAAATTAACTCCTTCACACACATCATATCTAATGACTTATGCAGGTATAATAACTATTATTGCTGAAGGGATACTTGCTCCTTATTTAAGTTCTTTACTAGGGGATATGATTTGTTGTAAATATTCGATACCACTAACATTAACaggatttttattattatcattatgtgGCGCTAACGAATCACTTgttcttatatttatgtcTATACCATTATGTGGAGGtgctttattatatatatgtggaaCTAGCCAAATGACAAAACGAGTGGAAGAATCAGAATTGGGTTCGATTATTGGTTTAAATACATCTCTTTTTTATGCCGTTACAATAATAGCTCCATATATTGCctttaaatcatatatagCCTTGGGATTGGGATTATATTg GCTCCTATGTGCctttatttgttttgttgTTACTTTCTACATTTTCGTACTTGATAAATCTAcccttaaaatttttaaagacGATAAGGACAGCATAGAAACAATGTTTTCCAGTATTAAGTCgattttataa